Proteins from one Mesotoga infera genomic window:
- a CDS encoding nucleotide sugar dehydrogenase has product MLKERIQDKSAIIGVIGLGYVGLPLAVEKAKAGFKVIGFDIQESKVKMVNEGHNYIGDVVNADLEKIVSDGHLRATADFDELSDCDVVAICVPTPLDIYKQPDLTYVINSTKDVAKRLHKDMLVVLESTTYPGTTEDVMKPILEETGLVCGKDFYLAFSPERVDPGNLRFKTKNTPKVVGGVGPESTEVAKLLYESVLEAEVFVVSSPKEAEMTKILENTFRIVNIALINEMAVVADKMGINIWEVINAASTKPFGFMPFFPGPGVGGHCIPIDPFYLTYIARKYDYHTRLIELSGEINDSMPEYVVTRVMKALNEQGKCMNGAKVVMLGIAYKEEIEDMRESPALKVLEHLEKNLAHVSVVDPYVREFMWEGEKMKTAPLTEDLIKQADAVIITTAHKKNIDYKMIVENAKYIFDAKNVLSKMGIAGENVEVL; this is encoded by the coding sequence ATGCTCAAAGAGAGAATTCAAGACAAGTCGGCAATAATAGGAGTCATTGGGTTAGGCTACGTTGGTCTGCCCCTAGCTGTTGAGAAGGCCAAGGCCGGATTCAAAGTGATAGGTTTCGATATCCAGGAAAGTAAAGTGAAAATGGTAAATGAAGGCCATAACTACATCGGTGATGTGGTGAACGCGGATCTGGAAAAGATCGTTTCAGACGGTCATCTAAGGGCGACAGCTGATTTCGATGAACTATCCGATTGCGATGTGGTGGCCATCTGTGTTCCCACGCCGCTGGACATATACAAGCAACCGGATTTGACTTATGTAATCAACTCGACAAAAGATGTCGCAAAGAGACTCCACAAAGACATGCTTGTCGTACTCGAATCGACGACTTATCCCGGAACGACGGAAGACGTTATGAAACCGATACTGGAGGAGACGGGATTGGTATGTGGCAAAGACTTCTATCTCGCATTCAGCCCCGAGAGAGTCGATCCGGGAAACTTGAGATTCAAGACTAAAAACACACCGAAAGTCGTCGGAGGAGTTGGCCCGGAATCGACTGAAGTCGCAAAGCTCCTGTATGAATCCGTTCTCGAGGCCGAAGTCTTCGTCGTCTCGTCTCCGAAAGAGGCCGAGATGACCAAGATACTGGAGAACACCTTCAGGATAGTCAACATAGCCCTGATAAACGAAATGGCAGTCGTTGCCGACAAAATGGGCATAAACATCTGGGAAGTCATAAACGCGGCCTCGACCAAACCGTTCGGCTTCATGCCCTTCTTTCCCGGCCCGGGGGTCGGCGGCCACTGCATACCTATCGATCCCTTCTATCTCACATACATAGCGAGAAAGTACGACTACCATACAAGACTGATAGAACTCTCGGGAGAGATAAACGACTCGATGCCAGAATACGTAGTAACCCGAGTCATGAAAGCATTGAACGAGCAGGGCAAATGCATGAACGGAGCGAAAGTAGTCATGCTGGGAATAGCCTACAAAGAAGAGATCGAAGATATGAGAGAGTCGCCCGCGCTCAAAGTGCTCGAACACCTGGAAAAGAACCTGGCGCATGTTTCGGTCGTCGATCCATACGTTCGAGAGTTTATGTGGGAAGGAGAGAAAATGAAAACAGCCCCTCTCACGGAAGACCTCATAAAGCAGGCCGATGCAGTAATAATCACGACCGCTCACAAGAAAAACATAGACTACAAAATGATAGTCGAGAACGCGAAATACATCTTCGACGCCAAGAACGTCCTCAGCAAAATGGGCATCGCAGGCGAAAATGTTGAAGTACTTTGA
- a CDS encoding N-acetyltransferase, with amino-acid sequence MPDIQKGRNTVIEDGAEIGENCVIGHNVVIHKGVVIGDYVTIGDNTVLGKEPYAASTSATTSTEVLQPLAVGNGTTIGASCVIYKGASLGEKCFVGDLATIREKTKIGEKTIVGKGATVENGTSVGKRVKIETGAYITAFSTIEDYCFIAPEVTFTNDNFLGRTEERKKHFKGPTLKRGARIGANATILPGITIGEDALVAAGSVVTRDLAPRKIYAGVPARYIREVPQEQLIEEQEYFDNRE; translated from the coding sequence ATGCCTGACATCCAGAAAGGAAGAAACACAGTAATCGAAGATGGCGCAGAGATTGGCGAGAATTGTGTAATAGGTCACAACGTGGTGATTCACAAAGGAGTAGTCATTGGAGACTACGTAACAATAGGTGACAACACTGTGCTTGGGAAGGAACCATATGCAGCCAGCACAAGCGCCACCACGAGCACTGAAGTGCTCCAGCCTTTAGCAGTCGGCAATGGAACTACAATCGGCGCCTCTTGTGTCATCTACAAGGGAGCATCACTCGGAGAAAAGTGCTTTGTCGGTGATCTCGCGACTATTCGAGAGAAAACGAAAATCGGAGAAAAGACAATAGTGGGAAAGGGAGCCACTGTCGAAAATGGAACCTCAGTCGGAAAGAGAGTGAAGATTGAAACCGGAGCATACATAACCGCCTTTTCAACTATAGAAGACTACTGCTTTATCGCCCCTGAGGTTACATTCACAAACGACAACTTTCTAGGAAGAACAGAAGAAAGAAAAAAGCATTTCAAAGGTCCAACATTGAAAAGAGGGGCAAGAATTGGAGCGAATGCAACGATTCTCCCCGGAATCACTATTGGTGAGGATGCGCTAGTAGCAGCAGGGAGCGTTGTGACAAGGGACCTGGCTCCAAGAAAGATTTACGCCGGAGTCCCGGCAAGATACATAAGAGAAGTGCCACAAGAGCAATTGATTGAAGAACAGGAATACTTTGACAATCGAGAATAA
- a CDS encoding DegT/DnrJ/EryC1/StrS family aminotransferase produces the protein MKIPLFDLTRQYDELREEVLQKIDEALSSGRVILGEAVRELEKNIAELVEVKHAIGVANGSDALLIAVAALGIGPGDYVITTPYTFFATVSCITRNGATPLFADIDPVTYNIDLDKVEEILRTHPERERIKAFIPVHLFGQAIDLERLEEIKVKYGIKIIEDCAQSIGANWKYSDGTVKMTGSIGDISTFSFFPTKNLGGYGDGGMIATDNDEIAAFCRSYRVHGSPVKYIHDMIGINSRLDELQAIVLNIKLRHLEEYQKRRREIAEKYAEHFERAGLGSGVSGLVSEEKDVKKPGQTLYPIPHIHDCYYPHVFHQYVVRFEGFSREERDRLRDHLASRGIGTSIYYPMGLHQQKCFEYLGVPTGSLPETEKACEETLALPIFPEMTDEEIEYVVEKIGEFVKNER, from the coding sequence ATGAAGATTCCATTATTCGATCTGACAAGGCAATACGATGAGTTAAGAGAAGAGGTTCTCCAGAAGATAGACGAGGCTCTATCTAGTGGAAGAGTAATCCTTGGAGAGGCAGTCAGAGAACTCGAGAAGAACATTGCCGAGCTTGTAGAGGTGAAACACGCTATCGGTGTCGCCAACGGATCGGACGCTCTTCTCATAGCAGTGGCTGCTCTGGGAATAGGCCCGGGAGACTATGTGATCACAACTCCCTATACCTTCTTCGCGACAGTCAGCTGCATAACGAGAAACGGAGCGACGCCGCTCTTTGCAGATATCGACCCGGTAACTTACAACATCGACCTCGACAAAGTAGAAGAGATACTCAGAACCCACCCGGAAAGAGAAAGGATAAAGGCCTTCATTCCCGTTCATCTCTTCGGTCAGGCCATCGACCTCGAGAGACTCGAAGAGATCAAAGTGAAATACGGGATAAAGATAATCGAAGACTGCGCCCAATCGATAGGAGCAAACTGGAAATACAGCGACGGAACTGTCAAAATGACCGGCTCGATAGGAGATATTTCGACCTTCTCATTCTTCCCGACAAAGAACCTCGGAGGATACGGCGACGGGGGAATGATCGCAACGGATAACGATGAAATAGCCGCCTTCTGCAGAAGCTACAGAGTCCATGGTTCTCCCGTCAAGTACATTCACGATATGATAGGGATCAATTCAAGGCTCGACGAACTCCAGGCGATAGTGCTGAACATAAAGCTCAGGCACCTTGAAGAATACCAGAAAAGAAGAAGAGAAATAGCCGAGAAGTACGCGGAGCACTTCGAAAGAGCGGGTTTGGGGTCTGGGGTCTCGGGTCTGGTTTCTGAAGAGAAAGATGTAAAGAAACCCGGCCAAACCCTATACCCGATACCCCATATCCACGACTGTTACTATCCTCACGTCTTCCATCAGTACGTGGTGAGATTTGAAGGCTTCAGCAGAGAAGAGAGAGACAGACTGAGAGATCATCTGGCCAGTAGAGGTATCGGCACATCTATCTACTATCCAATGGGCCTTCACCAGCAGAAGTGCTTTGAGTATTTAGGAGTTCCCACAGGCAGCCTTCCGGAAACGGAAAAAGCCTGTGAAGAGACTCTTGCTTTGCCAATATTCCCTGAGATGACGGACGAAGAGATTGAGTACGTAGTCGAGAAGATCGGTGAATTTGTGAAGAACGAGAGATAA
- a CDS encoding winged helix-turn-helix transcriptional regulator, with product MDLSEYSFFNPSPNFREMSILKALTESSSVSQERLARIAGIVPSMVNKYIKDFEDSCLISKEGDNRRNMRYVLTEAGKFRLQYLTILYLKEAAKLYTESREIFGEVLDTLKESEHQSFYLYGAGIIGGILADVLRTEGMKIIGFIDDSIAKQNGTFHDLHVFSPEEVTCNEDTAVIVASFRHAENIVKNARENGMKNVMVFTISRTGKVELEQVD from the coding sequence ATGGATCTTTCCGAGTATTCGTTTTTCAATCCGTCACCGAACTTCAGGGAGATGAGCATTCTCAAGGCTCTCACCGAGAGCTCTTCAGTCTCTCAAGAAAGGCTTGCCCGAATTGCAGGAATCGTTCCCAGTATGGTGAACAAATACATAAAAGACTTCGAAGACTCCTGCCTCATAAGCAAAGAGGGTGATAACAGGAGAAACATGAGATACGTACTCACTGAGGCCGGAAAGTTCAGGCTCCAGTATTTAACGATTCTCTATCTTAAAGAGGCGGCAAAACTGTACACCGAATCTAGAGAGATATTCGGCGAGGTCCTTGACACTCTAAAGGAGAGCGAGCACCAGAGTTTCTATCTTTACGGAGCGGGCATAATCGGTGGTATCCTGGCAGATGTATTGAGAACCGAGGGAATGAAGATAATAGGCTTCATCGACGACTCGATAGCAAAACAAAACGGCACTTTTCACGATCTACACGTCTTCTCTCCTGAAGAAGTCACGTGCAATGAAGATACGGCAGTAATCGTCGCTTCGTTCAGGCACGCAGAAAACATAGTCAAAAACGCAAGAGAAAACGGAATGAAAAACGTCATGGTATTCACAATATCGCGAACGGGAAAAGTGGAACTCGAGCAAGTAGATTAG
- a CDS encoding amidohydrolase: MSILLKNGSIYPITSKPFTGDILVSKGKIESIGVDLKCEGAEVIDVSGKYILPGFIDAHSHIGLFEEGVGGYYQDGNEMTDPLTPDVSVVDAFSPQDAAIKRALSGGVTTVMVVPGSANPIGGQGAIFKFKNTMIVDDMVVRAPAGLKMATGENPKRVYGEGFKKTPGTRLGTAAVIRGYFQKVQGYMEKKALVTKEGKPFTDIDPKLEIGEKVLRKEIPARIHAHRLDDILTAVRLSKEFDFKLVIEHATEGYKIVDYLKENNVPVVIGPIFGFRTKLELKDMTYDSPRIMNEKGVLAAFMCDHPVIPLESTNIQLGVALRYGSKEEDLLKMVTINPAKILEIDDRVGSLEVGKDADIAVWSGHPFQFSSRVEMVFIEGEEVYNSK, translated from the coding sequence ATGTCGATACTTTTGAAAAACGGATCAATCTATCCTATCACCTCGAAACCATTCACGGGAGACATACTTGTTAGCAAGGGAAAGATCGAGTCAATCGGAGTAGACCTCAAATGTGAAGGTGCCGAAGTTATAGATGTATCCGGTAAGTATATCTTACCAGGATTCATAGACGCTCACTCACATATAGGACTATTCGAAGAAGGCGTAGGAGGGTACTACCAAGACGGAAACGAGATGACCGACCCTCTGACACCGGATGTCTCTGTGGTTGATGCCTTCAGTCCACAGGATGCAGCGATAAAGAGAGCTCTCTCGGGAGGGGTTACAACAGTCATGGTCGTTCCAGGAAGTGCCAACCCTATAGGTGGCCAGGGAGCGATATTCAAGTTTAAGAATACGATGATAGTCGATGACATGGTCGTCAGAGCGCCAGCAGGTTTAAAAATGGCCACCGGTGAAAATCCGAAGAGAGTCTATGGCGAAGGCTTCAAAAAGACTCCAGGAACGCGTCTTGGAACGGCTGCGGTTATACGGGGATACTTCCAGAAAGTGCAAGGTTACATGGAAAAAAAGGCTTTAGTTACTAAAGAGGGAAAGCCTTTCACGGACATAGATCCAAAGCTCGAAATCGGTGAAAAAGTGTTACGCAAGGAGATCCCCGCCAGGATTCACGCCCATAGGTTGGACGACATTCTCACGGCTGTAAGGCTTTCAAAAGAATTCGATTTCAAGCTTGTGATTGAACACGCAACCGAAGGTTATAAAATTGTCGATTACTTAAAAGAAAACAACGTACCTGTGGTTATTGGACCCATCTTCGGCTTCAGAACGAAACTGGAACTGAAGGACATGACGTACGATTCACCGAGAATAATGAATGAAAAAGGCGTTCTGGCGGCCTTTATGTGCGATCACCCTGTGATCCCGCTCGAGAGTACGAACATACAACTCGGTGTTGCCCTCAGATACGGTTCAAAAGAGGAAGATCTGTTGAAAATGGTGACAATAAATCCTGCAAAGATACTCGAAATCGACGACAGAGTTGGCTCACTCGAGGTAGGAAAAGATGCCGACATAGCGGTATGGTCGGGACATCCTTTCCAGTTCTCTTCAAGAGTTGAAATGGTCTTTATTGAAGGAGAAGAGGTATACAATAGCAAATAG
- a CDS encoding C-GCAxxG-C-C family protein: MLEDSAANYYSALDVDRNCSEALIYGANDEFLLDLPLEALRMMGPFGGGMSIESICGAITGALAVIGILYNRDDPTDRDRMKKIAERFLREFRSRYGCLDCACLKDKYRDEWKKCEPVVRMSARLLEEIIKAEESRRPFGKE; this comes from the coding sequence ATGCTAGAAGACAGTGCGGCGAATTATTACAGTGCGTTAGATGTCGACAGGAACTGCTCCGAGGCTTTGATCTATGGTGCGAACGACGAGTTCTTACTTGATCTTCCATTAGAAGCTTTGAGGATGATGGGGCCTTTTGGTGGGGGAATGAGTATCGAAAGTATTTGTGGCGCAATAACGGGTGCTCTGGCGGTGATAGGTATTCTTTATAATAGAGACGATCCAACAGACAGAGACAGAATGAAGAAAATCGCGGAACGATTCTTGAGAGAGTTCAGAAGTAGGTATGGCTGTCTGGACTGTGCGTGTTTGAAGGATAAATACAGAGACGAATGGAAAAAATGTGAGCCAGTAGTCAGGATGTCGGCGAGACTTCTTGAGGAGATAATAAAAGCAGAAGAAAGCAGAAGACCATTTGGAAAGGAATAG
- the ychF gene encoding redox-regulated ATPase YchF, which yields MEIGIFGLPLSGKSTLFSLLTGVEPHATHKNEANTAVAKVYDKRVEELSKIFNPKKTIYATVTFVDIPGYDLSSGQKEKSRILQFIQNSDAIVAVVRAFKEASVPWPTGASSPLKQLETIETELLVRDMEVVENRISRLDEARKKRKLSKEEERELELLREIEKGFEENRFVSVMGFSEEDLKLLGSLALFTAKPIIVAVNVDEDQFTSKEYPEKAAITARVAESRFAYLEISGKIEVELNELPEEDRGMFMEELGISESGIQRLSRVAYEHLGLISFLTVGEDEVRAWTIKKDTPAKAAAGKIHTDLEKNFIKAEVIPYEEFMTVKSMHEAKNKGMIKLVGKEEIVRDGDIFHVRANA from the coding sequence GTGGAAATAGGGATTTTCGGTCTGCCGCTGAGCGGCAAGAGTACTCTTTTTTCACTATTGACTGGGGTTGAACCGCACGCAACTCACAAAAACGAAGCCAATACGGCAGTTGCAAAGGTCTACGATAAAAGGGTAGAGGAGCTTTCTAAGATTTTCAATCCAAAGAAAACCATCTATGCCACCGTCACTTTTGTAGATATCCCAGGTTATGACCTCTCTTCTGGTCAGAAAGAAAAGAGCAGGATACTCCAGTTCATTCAGAATTCCGATGCCATAGTAGCAGTAGTGAGAGCCTTCAAAGAAGCTTCCGTTCCCTGGCCAACCGGTGCGAGCAGTCCTTTAAAGCAACTGGAAACAATAGAGACTGAGCTACTGGTTCGCGATATGGAAGTAGTGGAGAACCGTATCTCGAGGCTGGACGAAGCGAGAAAGAAAAGAAAGCTGTCAAAAGAAGAAGAACGCGAACTGGAACTTCTTAGAGAGATAGAAAAAGGTTTTGAAGAGAACAGGTTCGTTTCAGTTATGGGCTTTTCCGAAGAGGATCTTAAGCTTCTGGGCTCGCTTGCCCTTTTCACCGCAAAGCCGATCATAGTTGCGGTGAACGTGGATGAAGATCAGTTCACATCGAAAGAGTATCCGGAAAAGGCAGCGATCACAGCCCGTGTAGCGGAAAGTAGATTCGCCTATTTAGAAATCTCTGGAAAAATCGAAGTCGAGCTCAACGAGTTACCGGAAGAGGACAGAGGTATGTTCATGGAGGAGCTGGGTATCTCTGAAAGCGGCATACAACGTTTATCGAGAGTTGCATATGAACATCTGGGGTTGATCTCATTTTTGACCGTCGGTGAAGACGAAGTCAGAGCATGGACGATAAAAAAAGATACTCCGGCAAAAGCGGCAGCAGGGAAGATTCATACAGATCTTGAGAAGAATTTCATCAAGGCCGAAGTGATACCTTATGAAGAGTTCATGACTGTGAAAAGTATGCACGAAGCCAAGAACAAAGGAATGATAAAACTCGTGGGAAAGGAAGAGATCGTTAGGGACGGTGATATCTTCCATGTCAGGGCAAACGCCTGA
- a CDS encoding TatD family hydrolase — translation MSGQTPDNIRLELVDTHAHISFPQFDHDRDIIKAQLESGELSMLIEVGTTVEDSLRAVEVFKDFKKVLLSVGVHPHESDGLDDRGLETLKSLLKDRKVVAVGEIGLDFFRDLSPREVQKRVFVKQLEIASSFSLPVVVHVRDAYEEVYEILRQFMGLRGVIHAFSGGPAIASRFLELGYYLGIGGPVTYRKNDGLREVVRLTPMEKLLSETDCPYLPPVPFRGKRNEPLYVKYVVEEIARQKEMDIYICSKRLMDNAIELFTPNL, via the coding sequence ATGTCAGGGCAAACGCCTGATAATATACGTCTTGAACTGGTGGATACCCACGCACATATTTCCTTTCCACAGTTCGATCACGACAGGGATATAATCAAAGCCCAATTAGAGAGTGGCGAACTGTCTATGCTGATAGAAGTCGGAACGACTGTTGAGGATTCTCTAAGGGCAGTTGAGGTTTTCAAGGATTTCAAGAAAGTCTTATTATCGGTTGGGGTCCATCCCCACGAGAGCGATGGTCTCGATGACAGGGGTTTGGAAACTTTGAAATCGCTGTTGAAAGACAGAAAAGTCGTTGCAGTAGGCGAAATCGGTCTGGATTTTTTCAGAGATCTCTCCCCCAGAGAAGTGCAAAAGCGCGTTTTCGTTAAGCAACTTGAGATTGCTTCATCTTTTTCGCTTCCTGTAGTGGTACATGTGAGAGATGCATATGAAGAAGTTTACGAAATACTCCGTCAATTCATGGGACTCAGAGGAGTGATACATGCCTTTTCGGGAGGTCCGGCAATAGCAAGTAGATTTCTGGAGCTGGGTTATTACCTTGGAATAGGTGGGCCAGTTACGTACAGAAAGAACGACGGGTTAAGAGAAGTTGTAAGATTGACGCCTATGGAAAAGCTTCTAAGCGAGACGGACTGTCCATATCTTCCACCGGTTCCATTCAGGGGAAAGAGAAATGAACCACTTTATGTAAAATACGTTGTCGAAGAGATAGCCCGCCAGAAAGAGATGGATATCTATATCTGTTCGAAACGACTTATGGATAACGCGATAGAGCTATTTACTCCTAACCTCTGA
- a CDS encoding carboxymuconolactone decarboxylase family protein yields MNGRILETGSINTRRFFSLDGAVYKDGALNTRTKELMGLVASTVLRCDDCISYHIIQCKSLGITRQEIMEALDVALIVGGSIVIPHLRRAVALIDELEERGAG; encoded by the coding sequence ATGAACGGAAGGATACTGGAAACTGGAAGTATCAACACTAGGAGGTTCTTCTCCCTTGATGGTGCAGTCTATAAAGATGGCGCTCTCAATACTAGAACTAAGGAACTGATGGGTTTGGTTGCCTCAACGGTGCTGAGATGCGATGACTGCATTTCCTACCATATAATTCAGTGTAAATCGCTCGGAATAACTCGACAGGAAATTATGGAGGCCCTTGACGTCGCTCTCATCGTTGGTGGATCGATAGTGATACCCCACCTTCGGCGAGCCGTAGCACTGATCGACGAACTAGAAGAGAGAGGAGCCGGGTGA
- the polA gene encoding DNA polymerase I → MAGRLFLFDGTAIFYRGYYGIDVSLTNSKGEPTNALFGLARMLSKFTRERMEEGDYALFAFDRKELTHRHKMFEAYKATREAMPEALLAQLKDVPELVEAFGVKYLSIAGLEADDIIATATKEFRDSVEKIFIISGDKDILQLVDDKVHVLRFVTGLTDLELYDRQAVIDKFELEPERLHSLLTLAGDQSDNIPGIPGIGVKTAQKLLKEYGDIEGIYENIRQLSQSLKQKLIDGKRSMELSRELVKLITDENLDLTLDELEYHGYRKENLREILLRLEFSSMIDEYSLTCEAEAKLSDIDGYTLITSDEELRNLLEKVRSNPVVSLDLETSSLDPLSARIVGVSISLEEKSGYYIPVGHETQRWQADCRWLLSQLREILENPGTRIIGQNLKFDYSILNLNDIHPVIPEFDTMIAAYLLSPDSRRFNLDELALKFLGYKTVTFEDLMKRNQLGDDFTKVPLEEAARYSVEDADIALQLSTVLRKKIYEQKLEKVFKEIELSLIPVLSDLELKGVYFDIQSLERLSSDYGKKIDFILGELFELTGEQFNPNSPAQVGRVLFDKLGLAPSRKTRGGSFSTSADALEELSGEHPAVQKLLDYRKYQKLKSTYLDALPTLVNPITGRIHTSYHQTGTGTGRLSSSNPNLQNLPIKDEEGKEIRKCVVPQKDGWKIVSADYSQIELRILAHLSGDRELLEAFRTGRDVHSLTASRLYGIPEEEVDEDQRRVGKMINFSIIYGVSPYGLANRLKIKLSQAEEMISNYFKAYPEVRTFISSTITGAKETGVVRTMFGRKRDIPQFKTRNRNIIQEGERIAINTPIQGTAADIMKLAMIKVHDLLKSERMKSYAILQVHDELVFEAPEEELSRLKEIVEEGMSRVVMLDIPLDIEISTGDYWC, encoded by the coding sequence ATGGCTGGTAGATTGTTTCTCTTCGACGGAACCGCCATCTTCTACAGAGGATACTACGGTATTGACGTTTCCCTAACCAACTCAAAAGGCGAGCCGACCAACGCTCTCTTTGGTCTGGCCAGGATGCTTTCTAAATTTACCCGTGAACGTATGGAAGAAGGCGATTACGCACTGTTTGCTTTCGACAGAAAGGAATTGACCCACAGGCACAAAATGTTCGAAGCCTACAAAGCGACTAGAGAAGCGATGCCGGAGGCTCTTTTAGCCCAGCTGAAAGATGTTCCCGAGCTAGTTGAGGCTTTCGGAGTGAAGTATTTATCTATCGCCGGGCTCGAGGCAGACGATATAATCGCCACGGCTACAAAGGAATTCAGAGACAGTGTCGAGAAGATCTTCATTATTTCAGGTGACAAAGATATTCTGCAACTTGTCGATGATAAAGTCCATGTCCTGCGTTTCGTTACAGGTCTTACAGATCTAGAACTATACGATAGGCAGGCAGTGATCGATAAATTCGAGCTGGAACCGGAGAGACTTCATTCTCTTCTAACTCTTGCCGGCGACCAATCCGATAACATTCCCGGTATTCCAGGAATCGGTGTAAAAACAGCACAGAAATTACTTAAGGAGTATGGGGACATAGAAGGGATCTACGAAAACATAAGACAGCTTTCACAGAGTCTAAAGCAGAAGTTGATCGACGGTAAGAGATCGATGGAACTTTCCAGAGAACTAGTTAAACTTATAACTGATGAAAATCTAGATCTTACCCTTGATGAACTGGAATATCATGGATATAGGAAAGAAAATCTAAGAGAAATACTGCTAAGACTTGAGTTCTCTTCCATGATAGATGAGTACAGTCTGACCTGCGAAGCTGAAGCCAAGTTGTCCGATATAGATGGATATACTTTGATTACTAGTGATGAAGAGTTGCGAAATCTCCTGGAAAAGGTCAGGAGCAATCCCGTTGTCTCACTGGACCTCGAGACTTCTTCTCTCGATCCACTCAGCGCCAGAATAGTCGGTGTTTCGATATCTCTCGAGGAGAAAAGCGGATACTACATACCTGTCGGTCATGAAACGCAGAGGTGGCAGGCCGATTGTAGATGGTTGCTTTCACAACTGCGGGAGATACTCGAGAATCCCGGTACCAGGATCATTGGGCAGAATCTGAAATTCGATTATTCTATCCTTAACCTGAACGATATCCATCCTGTGATACCGGAATTTGATACCATGATTGCAGCTTATCTACTCTCTCCTGATTCGAGACGCTTCAACCTGGATGAACTCGCACTGAAGTTTCTCGGCTACAAGACAGTTACCTTCGAAGATCTAATGAAACGCAATCAATTGGGTGATGACTTCACAAAGGTACCTCTTGAAGAGGCCGCCAGATATTCGGTCGAAGATGCAGATATAGCGTTGCAGCTCTCTACCGTCCTCAGGAAAAAGATATATGAGCAGAAGCTAGAGAAGGTCTTCAAGGAGATAGAACTGTCTTTGATCCCTGTTCTATCGGATTTAGAGCTGAAAGGTGTTTACTTCGATATCCAATCACTTGAAAGGCTCTCGAGCGATTACGGCAAAAAAATAGATTTCATACTGGGTGAGCTCTTCGAATTAACTGGCGAGCAATTCAACCCTAACTCACCGGCGCAGGTAGGAAGGGTTCTCTTCGACAAACTAGGTCTGGCCCCTTCCAGGAAGACCAGAGGGGGGTCTTTCTCAACGAGTGCCGATGCCCTTGAAGAACTCTCTGGAGAGCATCCGGCAGTTCAGAAACTCCTCGACTATCGCAAATACCAGAAGCTTAAATCTACTTATCTGGATGCCTTACCTACGCTGGTAAATCCCATAACAGGAAGGATTCATACGAGCTATCATCAGACAGGAACAGGCACCGGCCGCCTTTCAAGCAGCAATCCAAACTTGCAGAATTTACCGATAAAGGATGAAGAAGGAAAAGAGATACGCAAGTGTGTTGTACCCCAGAAAGATGGGTGGAAGATAGTTAGCGCCGATTACTCTCAGATCGAACTGCGTATCCTTGCCCATTTGAGTGGTGATAGGGAGTTGCTGGAAGCCTTCAGAACGGGTAGGGACGTTCACAGTCTCACGGCGTCGAGATTGTACGGCATACCTGAGGAAGAGGTCGACGAGGATCAGAGACGGGTTGGTAAGATGATCAATTTCTCGATTATTTACGGAGTCTCTCCTTATGGATTGGCCAACAGGCTTAAAATAAAACTTTCACAGGCCGAAGAGATGATCTCGAATTACTTCAAAGCCTATCCAGAAGTGCGAACCTTCATTTCCAGCACAATAACAGGTGCGAAGGAGACAGGAGTCGTCAGGACCATGTTCGGGCGAAAGCGCGATATTCCCCAGTTCAAGACCAGGAATAGAAACATAATACAAGAAGGGGAGAGAATAGCCATAAACACTCCAATCCAGGGAACGGCGGCCGATATAATGAAGCTAGCGATGATAAAGGTTCACGATCTCCTCAAAAGTGAAAGAATGAAAAGCTACGCAATACTTCAAGTCCACGACGAACTGGTCTTTGAAGCACCTGAGGAGGAGCTTTCAAGATTGAAGGAGATAGTCGAAGAGGGTATGTCGAGAGTGGTGATGCTCGATATTCCACTTGATATAGAGATATCTACAGGAGATTACTGGTGTTGA